The proteins below are encoded in one region of Thermodesulfobacteriota bacterium:
- the modA gene encoding molybdate ABC transporter substrate-binding protein: MKTTKAKGAVLALFVLAVLSGPARAAAAEIHLSAAASLSDAVKALAAAFRHGQPQVVIRPNFGSSGALAEQIVQGAPADLFISANRQWMDHLVREGRIEGGSVRVIAANTLVFAGRPGVGVASLAALPQLSRIALGSPRSVPAGQYAEQAMRAVSVYEKMLSANQLVMARDVRQALLYADRGEVDGAFIYKSDALLAGRAVILFTVPAALHERIDCPAGLTPEGSHNEAARSLLDFLATPAALAILERFGFVAPAAGTAGGNHRPPPAPLS, from the coding sequence ATGAAGACCACGAAGGCCAAAGGAGCCGTCCTGGCGCTGTTTGTCCTTGCCGTCCTCTCGGGGCCGGCTCGGGCTGCGGCCGCGGAGATCCATCTGTCGGCGGCCGCCAGCCTGAGCGACGCCGTCAAGGCCCTGGCCGCTGCCTTCCGCCACGGGCAGCCGCAGGTGGTCATCCGGCCCAATTTCGGCTCCTCCGGCGCCCTGGCCGAGCAGATCGTCCAGGGGGCGCCTGCCGACCTTTTCATCTCGGCCAACCGCCAATGGATGGATCACCTGGTGCGGGAGGGCCGCATCGAGGGCGGATCCGTGCGGGTGATCGCCGCCAACACCCTGGTCTTCGCCGGTCGCCCCGGAGTCGGGGTCGCCTCGCTGGCGGCGCTGCCGCAGCTTTCCCGGATCGCCCTGGGCAGCCCCCGGAGTGTGCCGGCGGGCCAGTATGCCGAGCAGGCCATGCGGGCCGTCTCGGTCTACGAGAAGATGCTTTCGGCCAACCAGCTGGTGATGGCCAGGGACGTCCGGCAGGCCCTGCTCTATGCTGACCGGGGGGAGGTGGACGGCGCCTTCATCTACAAGAGCGACGCCCTGCTGGCCGGCCGGGCGGTCATCCTCTTCACCGTGCCGGCGGCGCTGCATGAGCGGATCGACTGCCCGGCCGGGCTCACCCCGGAGGGCAGTCACAACGAGGCCGCCCGATCGCTGCTCGACTTTCTGGCCACCCCGGCGGCGTTGGCCATTCTGGAGCGCTTCGGCTTTGTGGCCCCGGCCGCTGGCACGGCTGGCGGCAACCACCGGCCGCCACCGGCACCGTTGTCATGA